The bacterium HR17 nucleotide sequence CGTGATGGTCAAACCCGCACTGGCTTACTTGGACATCATCGCCGCCGCCCGCGAGCGGTTTGAAGTGCCCATCGCTGCTTACAATGTCAGCGGTGAATACGCGATGGTGAAGGCGGCGGCGCAAATGGGTTGGCTGGACGAAGACCGCATTGTGGGGGAAATCCTGACTGCTATCAAGCGCGCGGGTGCCGACCTCATCATTACCTACTTCGCCAAACAAGTCGCCCCCCTGCTCAAAGGCACCTGAGCCGCCGGTAAACTGCCAGCGTCGCAGCGACCATGCCCTCAGGGGTGTGATGCTCCCGCACGAACCGCTGCGCATTCGTGCCCAACCGCTGGCGCAACGCTTTCTCGGCACGCAACCGGCGCAAGGCGTCGGCGAGGTGGGTGGGGGCATCCGGTGGGACGAGCAAGCCCGTTTCGCCATGCCGCACCAGTTCGGGGATACCCCCGACGCTGGTGGCGATGACGGG carries:
- the bshA_2 gene encoding N-acetyl-alpha-D-glucosaminyl L-malate synthase, producing MAKQLGVADSVRWLGFQDDVRPVLWAADVFVHPSRREGLSCAILEAMAAGLPVIATSVGGIPELVRHGETGLLVPPDAPTHLADALRRLRAEKALRQRLGTNAQRFVREHHTPEGMVAATLAVYRRLRCL